Proteins from a genomic interval of Cyprinus carpio isolate SPL01 chromosome A21, ASM1834038v1, whole genome shotgun sequence:
- the LOC109084468 gene encoding probable G-protein coupled receptor 34, whose product MMQEDNLTTNVSCQINDGILSPFLPIGYIVICCIGLLCNTVTLYIFFLRWHKDSSMAVYMRHLTLADTLLVMCLPLRVYYHNKEGPFYLCKVVGIFFYINMYSSILFLSLISLDRYLKIIKPVWVFRIQKTKWSYVASYIVWVILISGTIPFFTSNSQKHPCNKVCFHFHSKGPVGGTINLTTVVLFLAFYVTFLCFYLKITKKLKTMSMGNGDPKAQSHKKRVIMKTFLVPAIFTFCFLPYHAIRIPYVLAQMNVIGDLQSQQLLHILNESALLLSALNSCLDPIIYYFLSSAYRKTILCAIQGKLKNMYALTRR is encoded by the coding sequence atgatgcaagaagacaatTTAACCACCAATGTGTCCTGTCAGATTAATGATGGCATATTGTCACCCTTCTTGCCCATTGGTTACATTGTCATCTGTTGCATTGGTTTGCTCTGCAACACTGTCACGCTCTACATATTTTTCCTTCGGTGGCATAAAGATTCTTCCATGGCCGTGTACATGCGACACCTTACCCTAGCGGACACCCTGCTGGTCATGTGCTTGCCCTTGCGAGTTTACTACCACAACAAAGAAGGTCCCTTCTACTTGTGCAAGGTGGTGGGCATCTTCTTCTACATCAACATGTATTCCAGCATCCTGTTCCTCAGCCTCATCAGTCTGGATCGCTACTTGAAAATCATCAAGCCCGTTTGGGTCTTTCGAATACAAAAGACAAAGTGGAGCTATGTGGCAAGCTACATCGTCTGGGTGATCCTCATCTCAGGAACGATTCCCTTTTTTACAAGCAACAGTCAAAAACATCCGTGCAACAAGGTTTGCTTCCACTTCCACAGCAAGGGACCTGTCGGTGGGACCATTAACCTGACTACAGTGGTGCTCTTCCTTGCTTTTTATGTaacctttctttgtttttatttgaagatCACTAAGAAACTCAAGACTATGTCCATGGGTAATGGTGACCCTAAGGCACAGAGTCACAAAAAAAGGGTAATCATGAAGACTTTCTTAGTACCGgccatttttactttttgtttcttGCCCTACCATGCAATACGAATACCATACGTTCTGGCTCAGATGAATGTGATTGGAGATCTTCAGAGCCAACAATTGTTGCACATCTTAAATGAGAGTGCCTTGCTATTGTCTGCTCTAAATAGCTGCCTTGACCCAATTATCTATTACTTCTTATCCAGTGCATACAGGAAAACAATACTGTGTGCCATTCAGGGCAAGCTTAAAAACATGTATGCTTTAACCAGAAGGTGA